In Nocardioides sp. zg-1228, a single window of DNA contains:
- a CDS encoding GNAT family N-acetyltransferase: MATTPLVASGDLTVHPATHARFDDVRTMVGPKNPGSNVCWCLSHRIPAKDNRELVGSARAARVEALTRRATKPGVLAYDGSEVVGWAAVAPRAELPFARSTRIPVIDDQSAWSVWCIRVRPGHRGRGISHVLLEGAVAYAARRGAPVVEGYPVDNRGEKVDLTMAYVGTRKLFEDAGFEVAAPTTATSAGFPRVVMRRTT; this comes from the coding sequence ATGGCCACGACTCCCCTCGTCGCCTCAGGCGACCTCACCGTCCACCCGGCCACCCACGCCCGCTTCGACGACGTGCGCACCATGGTCGGCCCGAAGAACCCAGGCTCCAACGTGTGCTGGTGCCTCAGCCACCGCATCCCGGCCAAGGACAACCGCGAGCTGGTCGGTTCCGCGCGCGCGGCCCGGGTCGAGGCGCTGACCCGCCGCGCGACCAAGCCGGGCGTGCTGGCGTACGACGGGAGCGAGGTCGTGGGGTGGGCGGCCGTCGCCCCGCGCGCCGAGCTGCCCTTCGCCCGCTCCACCAGGATCCCGGTGATCGACGACCAGTCCGCCTGGTCGGTGTGGTGCATCCGGGTCCGTCCCGGCCACCGCGGCCGCGGCATCTCGCACGTCCTGCTCGAGGGTGCCGTGGCCTACGCCGCCCGCCGCGGCGCGCCGGTCGTCGAGGGCTACCCCGTCGACAACCGCGGGGAGAAGGTCGACCTGACGATGGCCTACGTCGGCACCCGCAAGCTCTTCGAGGACGCCGGCTTCGAGGTGGCCGCTCCCACCACGGCCACGTCGGCCGGGTTTCCCCGCGTGGTGATGCGCCGCACGACGTGA
- a CDS encoding aspartate/glutamate racemase family protein, giving the protein MDAPATPVVRRIGLLGGMSWESSALYYAIVNEAVRDRLGGYHSARVVMASVDFADVEALQAAGDWDAAGALLAAEAAALESAGAECLVLCTNTMHKVAGAIEAAIRIPLIHIVDVTAAAVRGAGLRRVALLGTRFTMEQTFVRERLAGHGVEAIVPAGDDLEVVHRVIYDELVRGVVRPQSRAAYVDVVARLVARGAEGVVLGCTEIELLLGPDDVDVPVFATTRLHALAAVDFALA; this is encoded by the coding sequence ATGGACGCACCAGCGACACCGGTCGTGCGCCGGATCGGGCTCCTCGGCGGGATGAGCTGGGAGAGCTCGGCGCTCTACTACGCGATCGTCAACGAGGCCGTCCGCGACCGGCTCGGCGGCTACCACTCGGCGCGGGTGGTGATGGCCTCGGTCGATTTCGCCGACGTCGAGGCACTCCAGGCGGCGGGCGACTGGGACGCGGCGGGCGCGCTGCTGGCGGCCGAGGCCGCGGCGCTCGAGTCGGCGGGCGCGGAGTGCCTGGTGCTGTGCACCAACACGATGCACAAGGTGGCCGGGGCGATCGAGGCGGCGATCCGGATCCCGTTGATCCACATCGTCGACGTGACCGCGGCAGCGGTCCGCGGCGCCGGGCTGCGCCGGGTCGCCCTGCTCGGCACGCGGTTCACCATGGAGCAGACGTTCGTGCGCGAGCGGCTCGCCGGCCACGGCGTGGAGGCGATCGTGCCCGCGGGCGACGACCTCGAGGTCGTGCACCGGGTGATCTACGACGAGCTGGTCCGCGGCGTCGTACGCCCGCAGTCGCGGGCGGCCTACGTCGACGTGGTCGCGCGGCTGGTCGCCCGCGGCGCCGAGGGCGTGGTGCTCGGCTGCACCGAGATCGAGCTGCTGCTCGGCCCCGACGACGTCGACGTCCCGGTCTTCGCCACCACCCGCCTCCACGCGCTGGCGGCCGTCGACTTCGCGCTGGCCTGA
- a CDS encoding 1-aminocyclopropane-1-carboxylate deaminase has translation MILDRFERHPLTFGPSPVHHLRRLSEHLAARGGGAQVWAKREDVSSGLAYGGNKVRKLEYIVPDVLASGADTLVSIGGYQSNHTRQVAAVAAHLGLKCRLVQERWVPWDDPAATQVGNILLSRMMGADSRLDPSGFDIGIRDSWKDAIREVEEAGGTPYAIPAGASEHRLGGLGFARWAFELAEQEQALGVTFDTIVVCTVTGSTHAGMVAGFAALEDLTGVRRRVLGIDASATIDRTRDQVERIARHTAELIELGRDLRDDEVTVLEGWAGDLYGIPVDATMEAMALGAQLEAMITDPVYEGKSLAGLVDLVSAGDIPRDSHVLDAHLGGQPAVNAYHSLWPAPG, from the coding sequence GTGATCCTCGACCGGTTCGAGCGCCACCCGCTCACCTTCGGACCCTCGCCCGTGCACCACCTCCGGCGCCTGAGCGAGCACCTCGCCGCCCGCGGTGGCGGGGCGCAGGTGTGGGCCAAGCGCGAGGACGTCAGCAGCGGCCTGGCCTACGGCGGCAACAAGGTCCGCAAGCTCGAGTACATCGTCCCCGACGTGCTGGCCAGCGGCGCAGACACGCTGGTCTCCATCGGCGGCTACCAGTCCAACCACACCCGCCAGGTGGCCGCCGTCGCCGCCCACCTCGGCCTGAAGTGCCGCCTGGTGCAGGAGAGGTGGGTGCCGTGGGACGACCCGGCCGCCACGCAGGTCGGCAACATCCTGCTCAGCCGCATGATGGGCGCCGACTCCCGGCTCGACCCGAGCGGCTTCGACATCGGCATCCGCGACTCGTGGAAGGACGCGATCCGCGAGGTCGAGGAGGCCGGCGGCACGCCGTACGCCATCCCGGCCGGCGCGAGCGAGCACCGGCTCGGCGGCCTCGGCTTCGCCCGCTGGGCCTTCGAGCTGGCCGAGCAGGAGCAGGCGCTCGGCGTCACCTTCGACACGATCGTCGTCTGCACGGTGACCGGCTCCACCCACGCGGGCATGGTCGCCGGCTTCGCGGCCCTCGAGGACCTCACCGGCGTCCGCCGCCGCGTCCTCGGCATCGACGCCAGCGCGACCATCGACAGGACCCGCGACCAGGTCGAGCGCATCGCGCGGCACACCGCCGAGCTCATCGAGCTCGGCCGCGACCTGCGCGACGACGAGGTCACGGTGCTCGAGGGGTGGGCGGGCGACCTCTACGGGATCCCGGTCGACGCGACGATGGAGGCGATGGCGCTGGGCGCGCAGCTCGAGGCGATGATCACCGACCCGGTCTACGAGGGGAAGTCGCTCGCCGGCCTGGTCGACCTGGTGAGCGCCGGCGACATCCCCCGCGACTCGCACGTGCTCGACGCCCACCTGGGCGGTCAGCCGGCCGTCAACGCCTACCACTCCCTCTGGCCGGCGCCGGGCTGA
- a CDS encoding cation diffusion facilitator family transporter: protein MLTVIVALTANAILAVLKTVAAVVTGSASMVAEASHSWADTGNEIFLVVAERRSDKPPDDEHPLGYGRAAYVWSMIAAFGLFAVGAAVSVIHGIQSLGADERDADYLWAYLVLGAAFVLEGTSFLQARREVRRGALSAKVSGAQFVDQTSDPTLRGVFFEDAAALVGIVIAISGLALHQVTGDAAWDAIGSILVGLLLGFIAIYLLRRNMAFLVGQVADPRIYASVLRWLEERPEVQSVNTLHLEYVGPERLFLVGSVDLVGDHVESEAAEQLQRLEDELAQRPDIMRAVLSLAAPGRPPSVVRVPGNIHDG, encoded by the coding sequence ATGCTGACCGTCATCGTGGCGCTCACCGCCAACGCGATCCTGGCCGTGCTCAAGACCGTCGCCGCGGTCGTCACCGGCTCCGCGTCGATGGTCGCCGAGGCCTCGCACTCCTGGGCCGACACCGGCAACGAGATCTTCCTGGTGGTGGCCGAGCGCAGGTCGGACAAGCCGCCCGACGACGAGCACCCCCTCGGCTACGGCCGTGCCGCCTACGTGTGGTCGATGATCGCCGCGTTCGGCCTGTTCGCCGTCGGCGCGGCGGTGTCGGTCATCCACGGGATCCAGTCGCTCGGCGCCGACGAGCGCGACGCCGACTACCTGTGGGCCTACCTCGTGCTGGGCGCCGCGTTCGTGCTCGAGGGCACGTCGTTCCTCCAGGCCCGCCGGGAGGTCAGGCGGGGCGCGCTCTCGGCGAAGGTGAGCGGGGCGCAGTTCGTGGACCAGACGTCCGACCCGACGCTGCGGGGGGTCTTCTTCGAGGACGCCGCGGCGCTGGTCGGCATCGTCATCGCGATCTCCGGGCTGGCGCTGCACCAGGTCACCGGCGACGCCGCGTGGGACGCGATCGGGTCGATCCTCGTCGGCCTGCTGCTCGGCTTCATCGCGATCTACCTGCTGCGCCGCAACATGGCGTTCCTCGTCGGCCAGGTCGCCGATCCGCGCATCTACGCCTCGGTGCTCCGCTGGCTGGAGGAGCGACCCGAGGTGCAGTCGGTCAACACCCTGCACCTGGAGTACGTCGGCCCGGAGCGGCTCTTCCTCGTCGGGTCGGTCGACCTGGTCGGCGACCACGTCGAGAGCGAGGCCGCCGAGCAGCTGCAGCGGCTCGAGGACGAGCTCGCGCAACGCCCGGACATCATGCGGGCGGTGCTGTCGCTGGCCGCGCCGGGGCGCCCGCCGAGCGTCGTACGCGTGCCCGGGAACATCCACGATGGTTGA
- a CDS encoding LLM class flavin-dependent oxidoreductase → MKKIGFLNFGHWTDSPQSAVRSASDTLLQSIDLAVAAEELGADGAYFRVHHFARQLASPFPLLAAVGARTSRIEIGTGVIDMRYENPLYMAEDAGSADLIAGGRLQLGISRGSPEQVIEGWRYFGYAPAEGEDQAEMARRHTEVLLQVLEGEGFAQPNPRPMFPNPPGLLRIEPHSEGLRERIWWGAASDATARWAAEKGMHLMSSTLKADETGEPFHVQQRKQIEVFREAWREAGHAGEPRVSVSRSIMPITTDLDRMYFGHEGSSSDQFGQIEANLRAVFGKTYAAEPDVLVEELAGDEAVAAADTLLLTVPNQLGVDYNAHLLESVLTDVAPGLGWR, encoded by the coding sequence ATGAAGAAGATCGGGTTCCTCAACTTCGGCCACTGGACCGACTCGCCGCAGTCCGCGGTGCGCTCGGCCTCCGACACGCTCCTGCAGTCGATCGACCTCGCCGTGGCCGCCGAGGAGCTCGGCGCGGACGGTGCGTACTTCCGCGTGCACCACTTCGCCCGCCAGCTCGCCTCGCCGTTCCCGCTGCTGGCCGCCGTCGGCGCGCGCACCAGCCGGATCGAGATCGGCACCGGCGTGATCGACATGCGCTACGAGAACCCTCTCTACATGGCCGAGGACGCCGGCTCGGCAGACCTCATCGCCGGCGGCAGGCTGCAGCTCGGCATCAGCCGCGGGTCACCGGAGCAGGTGATCGAGGGGTGGCGCTACTTCGGCTACGCCCCCGCCGAGGGCGAGGACCAGGCCGAGATGGCCCGCCGCCACACCGAGGTGCTGCTGCAGGTGCTGGAGGGCGAGGGGTTCGCCCAGCCCAACCCGCGCCCGATGTTCCCCAACCCGCCCGGCCTGCTGCGCATCGAGCCGCACTCCGAGGGCCTGCGCGAGCGCATCTGGTGGGGCGCCGCCTCCGACGCCACCGCCCGGTGGGCGGCGGAGAAGGGCATGCACCTGATGAGCTCCACGCTCAAGGCCGACGAGACGGGCGAGCCCTTCCACGTCCAGCAGCGCAAGCAGATCGAGGTGTTCCGCGAGGCCTGGCGCGAGGCCGGGCACGCGGGCGAGCCGCGGGTGTCGGTCAGCCGCTCGATCATGCCGATCACCACCGACCTCGACCGGATGTACTTCGGCCACGAGGGCAGCAGCTCCGACCAGTTCGGCCAGATCGAGGCCAACCTGCGCGCGGTCTTCGGCAAGACCTACGCCGCCGAGCCCGACGTGCTGGTCGAGGAGCTCGCCGGCGACGAGGCGGTCGCCGCCGCCGACACGCTCCTGCTCACGGTGCCCAACCAGCTCGGGGTCGACTACAACGCGCACCTGCTGGAGTCGGTGCTCACCGACGTGGCCCCCGGCCTCGGCTGGCGCTGA
- a CDS encoding LLM class F420-dependent oxidoreductase — MTRFGYTLMTEQSGPRELVSYAVAAERAGFDFEVMSDHYSPWLTEQGHAPYAWTTLGAVAQATEQVGLMTYVTCPTLRYHPAVVAQKSATLQILAEGRFVLGLGSGENLNEHVVGQGWPALAERQDMLAEAIEVIRALHTGDLVDHRGEFFQVDSARVWDIPEQGVDIGVAVAGDRAIERFAPLADHLVAVEPKAEIVESWNSVDGAPRIGDGARAVGQIPICWDPDEDAALARAHEQFRWFGGGWSVNADLPTPAGFSGATTFVRPEDVAESIPCGPDLDKIVEAVSAYWEAGFTDVALVQVGDEGQDRFLTEAARPLLDKLRAAAP, encoded by the coding sequence ATGACGCGTTTCGGCTACACCCTGATGACCGAGCAGAGCGGCCCGCGGGAGCTGGTGTCGTACGCCGTCGCCGCGGAGCGGGCCGGCTTCGACTTCGAGGTGATGAGCGACCACTACTCCCCGTGGCTGACCGAGCAGGGGCACGCCCCGTACGCCTGGACGACGCTGGGAGCGGTGGCGCAGGCGACCGAGCAGGTCGGGCTGATGACCTACGTGACGTGCCCGACCCTGCGCTACCACCCGGCCGTGGTGGCGCAGAAGTCCGCGACGCTGCAGATCCTCGCCGAGGGCAGGTTCGTCCTCGGCCTCGGCAGCGGGGAGAACCTCAACGAGCACGTGGTGGGCCAGGGCTGGCCGGCGCTCGCCGAACGGCAGGACATGCTGGCCGAGGCCATCGAGGTCATCCGCGCGCTGCACACCGGCGACCTGGTCGACCACCGCGGCGAGTTCTTCCAGGTCGACTCCGCCCGGGTCTGGGACATTCCCGAGCAGGGCGTCGACATCGGCGTCGCCGTGGCCGGCGATCGCGCGATCGAGCGCTTCGCGCCCCTGGCCGACCACCTGGTGGCCGTCGAGCCCAAGGCGGAGATCGTGGAGTCGTGGAACTCCGTCGACGGGGCCCCGCGCATCGGCGACGGAGCCCGCGCGGTCGGCCAGATCCCCATCTGCTGGGACCCCGACGAGGACGCGGCCCTCGCGCGCGCCCACGAGCAGTTCCGCTGGTTCGGCGGCGGCTGGTCGGTCAACGCCGACCTCCCCACCCCCGCCGGCTTCTCCGGCGCGACGACCTTCGTCCGCCCCGAGGACGTCGCGGAGTCGATCCCCTGCGGGCCCGACCTCGACAAGATCGTCGAGGCCGTCTCGGCCTACTGGGAGGCGGGCTTCACCGACGTGGCGCTCGTGCAGGTCGGCGACGAGGGCCAGGACCGCTTCCTCACCGAGGCCGCCCGGCCGCTCCTCGACAAGCTCCGGGCCGCCGCCCCCTGA
- a CDS encoding SDR family oxidoreductase: MSRPVIVVVGAGPGVSGSLARRSADEGYDVALLGQDQHVLDDLAADLERRGATVGHARVDVTDDEATRAAVRRFGEHSGRIDVLHFNPSVFRQKDPLELTVAELLADVALGVGALLTAVQAARPFMSAGARISVTGSVAADEPWEGAASLGVQKAGVRNLVQSIDKTLAPHGIRAVSVTVRGALAREGAFAPDRVAEALWSAVRTDEADWRSEVPYDG, encoded by the coding sequence ATGAGCCGACCAGTGATCGTCGTCGTGGGTGCCGGTCCGGGCGTGAGCGGGTCGCTCGCGCGCCGCTCCGCCGACGAGGGGTACGACGTGGCGCTGCTCGGCCAGGACCAGCACGTCCTCGACGACCTCGCGGCCGACCTCGAGCGCCGGGGCGCCACGGTCGGGCACGCCCGCGTGGACGTCACCGACGACGAGGCCACCCGGGCGGCCGTACGCCGGTTCGGCGAGCACAGCGGCCGGATCGACGTGCTGCACTTCAACCCCAGCGTCTTCCGGCAGAAGGACCCGCTGGAGCTCACCGTCGCCGAGCTGCTCGCCGACGTCGCGCTGGGAGTGGGTGCGCTGCTGACGGCCGTGCAGGCAGCGCGGCCCTTCATGTCGGCCGGCGCGCGGATCAGCGTGACCGGCAGCGTGGCCGCCGACGAGCCGTGGGAGGGCGCGGCGTCCCTCGGCGTGCAGAAGGCCGGCGTGCGCAACCTCGTGCAGAGCATCGACAAGACGCTCGCGCCCCACGGGATCCGCGCCGTCTCGGTGACGGTGCGCGGCGCCCTGGCACGCGAGGGCGCGTTCGCCCCGGACCGGGTCGCCGAGGCGCTGTGGTCGGCCGTGAGGACGGACGAGGCCGACTGGCGCTCCGAGGTCCCCTACGACGGATGA
- a CDS encoding PLD nuclease N-terminal domain-containing protein: protein MAQKKSWSDLTPTQRKLVAAAGIVEVALTAWCARDLKRRPSDQVRGPKLLWVPALSVQPVGPIAYLVLGRKG from the coding sequence ATGGCACAGAAGAAGTCGTGGAGCGACCTGACGCCCACCCAGAGGAAGCTCGTCGCCGCGGCCGGGATCGTCGAGGTCGCCCTCACCGCCTGGTGCGCCCGCGACCTCAAACGGCGCCCCTCCGACCAGGTGCGCGGGCCCAAGCTGCTGTGGGTACCGGCGCTGTCGGTGCAGCCGGTCGGCCCGATCGCCTACCTCGTCCTCGGCCGCAAGGGCTGA
- a CDS encoding MaoC/PaaZ C-terminal domain-containing protein, which produces MQRSAIQASPDMLTAITGRWTRGSRRTETPEHPFRHSLATLRIGDTITSEPRTISRDDIDHFSDFTGDTFYAHTDPEAAARNPLFGGIVAHGYLIVSMAAGLFVDPAPGPVLANFGVDDLRFLTPVKAGDTIRVTLTVKQMTPRASADYGEVRWDALVTNQDGDPVATYDVLTLVAKEA; this is translated from the coding sequence ATGCAGCGCTCCGCGATCCAGGCCTCCCCCGACATGCTGACCGCGATCACCGGGCGGTGGACGCGCGGCTCCCGGCGCACCGAGACCCCGGAGCACCCGTTCCGCCACTCGCTCGCCACGCTGCGCATCGGCGACACCATCACCTCCGAGCCGCGCACGATCTCGCGCGACGACATCGACCACTTCTCCGACTTCACCGGCGACACCTTCTACGCCCACACCGACCCGGAGGCGGCGGCGCGCAACCCGCTGTTCGGGGGCATCGTCGCCCACGGCTACCTCATCGTCTCGATGGCCGCCGGGCTCTTCGTCGACCCGGCGCCCGGCCCGGTGCTGGCCAACTTCGGCGTCGACGACCTGCGTTTCCTCACCCCGGTCAAGGCCGGTGACACGATCCGGGTGACGCTCACGGTCAAGCAGATGACCCCGCGCGCGTCGGCCGACTACGGCGAGGTGCGGTGGGACGCCCTGGTGACCAACCAGGACGGCGACCCCGTGGCGACCTACGACGTGCTGACGCTGGTGGCCAAGGAGGCCTGA
- the paaA gene encoding 1,2-phenylacetyl-CoA epoxidase subunit PaaA, producing the protein MTLTQTAPGASEEELERHFEATVARNERIEPRDWMPEGYRRTLVRQIAQHAHSEIIGMQPEGSWITRAPSLRRKAILLAKVQDEAGHGLYLYSAAETLGVSRLELTELLVAGKQKYSSIFNYPTLTYADVGTIGWLVDGAAICNQVPLCRTSYGPYGRAMIRVCKEESFHQRQGYELLATMMRGTDEQRAMVQESVDRFWWPALMMFGPPDDASPNTAQSMAWGIKRHTNDELRQKFVDMSVPQAEALGVTLPDPELRWNAERGHHDFGQPDWDEFMEGVKGNGPCNAQRMAHRRRAHEDGAWVREAATAYARTQGGAR; encoded by the coding sequence ATGACGCTGACCCAGACCGCGCCCGGGGCGTCCGAGGAGGAGCTCGAGCGCCATTTCGAGGCCACCGTCGCGCGCAACGAGCGCATCGAGCCGCGCGACTGGATGCCCGAGGGCTACCGCCGCACGCTCGTGCGCCAGATCGCCCAGCACGCGCACAGCGAGATCATCGGGATGCAGCCCGAGGGCAGCTGGATCACCCGCGCCCCGAGCCTGCGCCGCAAGGCGATCCTGCTCGCCAAGGTGCAGGACGAGGCCGGTCACGGGCTCTACCTCTACTCCGCCGCGGAGACGCTCGGCGTCTCCCGGCTCGAGCTCACCGAGCTCCTCGTCGCCGGCAAGCAGAAGTACTCCTCCATCTTCAACTACCCGACGTTGACCTACGCCGACGTCGGCACGATCGGCTGGCTGGTCGACGGCGCCGCGATCTGCAACCAGGTGCCGCTGTGCCGCACGTCCTACGGACCCTACGGCCGCGCGATGATCCGCGTGTGCAAGGAGGAGTCCTTCCACCAGCGCCAGGGCTACGAGCTGCTCGCCACGATGATGCGCGGCACCGACGAGCAGCGCGCGATGGTGCAGGAGTCGGTCGACCGCTTCTGGTGGCCGGCGCTGATGATGTTCGGCCCGCCCGACGACGCCTCGCCCAACACCGCCCAGTCGATGGCGTGGGGGATCAAGCGCCACACCAACGACGAGCTGCGCCAGAAGTTCGTCGACATGTCCGTGCCGCAGGCCGAAGCGCTCGGCGTCACGCTGCCCGACCCCGAGCTGCGGTGGAACGCCGAGCGCGGTCACCACGACTTCGGCCAGCCCGACTGGGACGAGTTCATGGAGGGCGTCAAGGGCAACGGCCCGTGCAACGCCCAGCGGATGGCCCACCGGCGCCGCGCCCACGAGGACGGCGCCTGGGTGCGCGAGGCCGCGACGGCGTACGCCCGCACGCAGGGAGGCGCCCGATGA
- the paaB gene encoding 1,2-phenylacetyl-CoA epoxidase subunit PaaB: MPAPEPEWPLYEVFVRGKRGLNHVHVGSLHAADDRMALLHARDVYTRRSEGVSIWVVRAAAITASSPDEKDPMFAPSGDKVYRHPTFYDIPADVPHM; this comes from the coding sequence GTGCCCGCCCCCGAGCCGGAGTGGCCGCTCTACGAGGTCTTCGTGCGTGGCAAGCGCGGGCTCAACCACGTCCACGTCGGCTCGCTGCACGCCGCCGACGACCGGATGGCCCTGCTCCACGCCCGCGACGTCTACACCCGGCGCAGCGAGGGCGTGAGCATCTGGGTCGTGCGCGCCGCCGCGATCACCGCCTCGAGCCCGGACGAGAAGGACCCGATGTTCGCTCCGAGCGGCGACAAGGTCTACCGCCACCCGACGTTCTACGACATCCCCGCCGACGTCCCGCACATGTGA
- the paaC gene encoding 1,2-phenylacetyl-CoA epoxidase subunit PaaC: protein MDSHIATPDEDEHDSAYSGLLVNDAHWAFGAAPVPDGHGEDPLAGVDTSVPEGVDAAELAAYALMLGDDALVMSHRVSEWTSNAPDLEDDIALSNLALDLLGQARLLLARAAKADASLVPTLPEGSPAPPDDALAFFRDAHQFRNVRLVELVNGDFAEATVRVLLFSVWRLATFERLRESRDHVLAAVAAKGVKELAYHRDYAARWFVTLAGGTDESRRRLVAALDALWPLWPELFDTHPVEAAAAAGGVGVDPATVRDDAEAVLGQVLAAADVPRPEVARRAGVLGRTGRDGMHGEPLSRMLAEMQSVARAHPRGLW, encoded by the coding sequence ATGGACTCCCACATCGCGACACCCGACGAGGACGAGCACGACAGCGCCTACTCCGGGCTGCTCGTCAACGACGCCCACTGGGCGTTCGGCGCCGCCCCCGTTCCTGACGGACACGGCGAGGACCCGCTCGCCGGCGTCGACACGAGCGTCCCCGAGGGCGTCGACGCCGCGGAGCTGGCGGCGTACGCGCTGATGCTCGGCGACGACGCGCTGGTGATGTCGCACCGGGTCTCGGAGTGGACGAGCAACGCGCCCGACCTCGAGGACGACATCGCGCTGTCCAACCTGGCGCTCGACCTGCTCGGCCAGGCGCGGCTCCTGCTCGCCCGCGCCGCGAAGGCCGACGCGTCACTCGTGCCGACGCTCCCCGAGGGCTCGCCTGCCCCGCCCGACGACGCGCTGGCGTTCTTCCGCGACGCCCACCAGTTCCGCAACGTGCGGCTCGTCGAGCTGGTCAACGGCGACTTCGCCGAGGCCACGGTGCGGGTGCTGCTGTTCTCGGTCTGGCGGCTGGCGACCTTCGAGCGGCTGCGGGAGAGCCGCGACCACGTGCTCGCGGCCGTCGCGGCCAAGGGCGTCAAGGAGCTGGCCTACCACCGCGACTACGCCGCCCGGTGGTTCGTCACCCTCGCCGGGGGCACCGACGAGTCGCGTCGCCGGCTCGTCGCCGCGCTCGACGCCCTGTGGCCGCTGTGGCCCGAGCTGTTCGACACCCACCCGGTCGAGGCGGCCGCGGCCGCGGGCGGGGTGGGCGTCGACCCCGCGACGGTGCGCGACGATGCCGAGGCCGTCCTCGGGCAGGTGCTGGCCGCCGCCGACGTGCCGCGCCCCGAGGTCGCCCGGCGCGCCGGGGTGCTCGGCCGCACCGGCCGCGACGGCATGCACGGCGAGCCGCTGAGCCGGATGCTCGCCGAGATGCAGTCGGTCGCGCGGGCCCACCCGAGGGGGCTGTGGTGA
- the paaD gene encoding 1,2-phenylacetyl-CoA epoxidase subunit PaaD produces MRLTSRTTERARRVAERVTDPELPVLTLADLGVLRDVEVVGDSHVVVEITPTYSGCPAMATMRDDLVRELQAAGFARVEVRVSLTPAWTTDWITPAGRAALAAAGISPPGPAPSATGPIPLTLLPTARQVRCPQCGSAATELVSEFGSTACKAHYRCTACREPFDHVKEI; encoded by the coding sequence GTGAGGCTGACGAGCCGCACGACCGAGCGCGCCCGCCGCGTGGCGGAGCGGGTCACCGATCCCGAGCTCCCGGTGCTGACGCTGGCCGACCTCGGCGTGCTGCGTGACGTCGAGGTGGTCGGCGACTCCCACGTCGTCGTCGAGATCACCCCGACCTACTCCGGCTGTCCGGCGATGGCGACGATGCGCGACGACCTGGTGCGCGAGCTGCAGGCGGCGGGCTTCGCCCGCGTCGAGGTGCGCGTCAGCCTCACCCCGGCCTGGACGACCGACTGGATCACGCCCGCCGGCCGCGCCGCCCTCGCCGCGGCCGGCATCTCGCCTCCCGGACCTGCGCCGTCGGCGACCGGGCCGATCCCGCTCACCCTGCTGCCGACGGCCCGCCAGGTCCGCTGCCCGCAGTGCGGCTCGGCCGCGACCGAGCTGGTCTCGGAGTTCGGCTCCACCGCCTGCAAGGCGCACTACCGCTGCACCGCCTGCCGCGAGCCCTTCGACCACGTCAAGGAGATCTGA